A genome region from Portunus trituberculatus isolate SZX2019 chromosome 18, ASM1759143v1, whole genome shotgun sequence includes the following:
- the LOC123505680 gene encoding ankyrin repeat domain-containing protein 17-like, with the protein MSRAWWTCLFLLGLATANEKPSGSDVVQFMIHKDTGSASAAVEDQPDLINWRDEKGWSLLHHAAWHGSSEVINSLVKAGAEVDLKDLVKGVTPLMAAAEKGQEEALKTLVKAGADVNATDSEGKGVVVRSGSSSVLRLLLDAGIDLDHRDSLGNTPVMKWAQEGRADMLIEALPHCPDITLTNHNDLTALDVATMNRNVNATKLIEDKIQVMCVTDGVHYPLNHTRYEGCHEVRCEAKCQWTKTGNIDQACSDVNIDSLDNPGGTRHNSEDGRPISAEGMLLVTVHQRVRQAMCP; encoded by the exons ATGTCGAGGGCTTGGTGGACTTGTCTCTTCTTACTGGGATTGGCGACGGCCAATGAAAAGCCATCAG GTTCGGATGTGGTGCAGTTTATGATTCACAAAGACACCGGCAGTGCTTCCGCCGCTGTCGAGGACCAGCCCGACTTGATTAACTGGCGGGATGAAAAAG GTTGGTCACTACTTCATCACGCTGCCTGGCATGGATCTTCAGAGGTCATTAACAGTCTTGTGAAAGCTGGCGCTGAAGTGGACCTGAAAGACTTAGTAAAGG GTGTGACCCCGCTGATGGCTGCTGCGGAGAAGGGACAAGAGGAGGCACTGAAGACACTCGTGAAAGCTGGGGCGGATGTCAACGCTACGGACAGTGAGGGCAAGGGTGTCGTTGTGCGATCAGGGAGCAGCTCTGTGCTACGGCTACTTCTTGATGCTGGAATTGATCTTGACCATCGTGATTCCTTAG GGAATACGCCAGTAATGAAGTGGGCACAGGAGGGACGGGCGGACATGCTCATTGAAGCGCTTCCGCATTGTCCAGACATCACTCTCACTAACCACAACG ATCTTACGGCCTTGGATGTGGCTACGATGAACAGGAACGTTAACGCCACAAAACTCATAGAAG ACAAGATCCAGGTCATGTGTGTCACGGATGGTGTCCACTACCCGCTCAATCACACCAG GTATGAGGGATGTCATGAGGTCAGATGTGAAGCCAAGTGCCAATGGACGAAAACTGGAAATATTGACCAGGCCTGCAGTGACGTCAATATCGACTCTCTTGACAATCCTGGAGGGACACGGCACAACAGTGAAGATGGGCGGCCTATAT CTGCGGAGGGGATGCTGCTCGTGACAGTGCATCAGAGAGTGCGCCAGGCGATGTGTCCTTGA
- the LOC123505395 gene encoding DNA-binding protein HU homolog: MSCIAQTSWAITLQERRETTFEKIERKATFAKTARKATFDKIPRKATFTKAPRKTTSDKAKRKATFTKAPRKATFTKAPRKATFTKAPRKATFAKAERKATFTKAKRKATFIKAPRKATFAKAPRKATFTKAPRKATFGKNFG; this comes from the exons ATGTCTTGCATTGCTCAGACTTCGTGGGCAATTACGCTGCAGGAACG GAGGGAGACCACGTTTGAGAAGATCGAGAGGAAGGCCACGTTTGCCAAGACCGCAAGGAAGGCCACGTTTGACAAGATCCCAAGGAAGGCCACGTTTACCAAGGCCCCAAGGAAGACCACGTCTGACAAGGCCAAGAGGAAGGCCACGTTTACCAAGGCCCCAAGGAAGGCCACGTTTACCAAGGCCCCAAGGAAGGCCACGTTTACCAAGGCCCCAAGGAAGGCCACGTTTGCCAAGGCCGAGAGGAAGGCCACGTTTACCAAGGCCAAGAGGAAGGCCACGTTTATCAAGGCCCCAAGGAAGGCCACGTTTGCCAAGGCCCCAAGGAAGGCCACGTTTACCAAGGCCCCAAGGAAGGCCACGTTTGGCAAAAACTTTGGCTAA